In Thalassotalea fonticola, a single genomic region encodes these proteins:
- a CDS encoding NarK family nitrate/nitrite MFS transporter has protein sequence MSEQAGIKLWSFTGKMKTLHLSWMAFFITFVVWFNHAPLLAVIANSLGLSASEIKTLLILNVALTIPARVIIGMLTDRYGPKLTYTWVLALCSIPCFMFAAASNFEQAAIARFLLGFIGAGFVIGIRMVSEWFPANELGTAEGIYGGWGNFGSAAAAMSLPLIALMFGGEDGWRYAVGLSGLLSLIFSVIWYFNVTDTPKGSTYFKPKQTGAMEITSKGDFWLLLLMKIPMYGALSLLTWKLSPNGVNLFSEQSALIAYFALLLLFIYEVKQTYKVNGHVFEKPVAEIHQYKFKQVAVLNILYFATFGSELAVISMLPLFFAEVFSLDMVYAGMLASLYAFMNLMSRPGGGWISDKFGRKKTLLILTAGLALGYLTMSAIDSSWPLALAVIAAMACSFFVQAGEGAVFAAVPLIKRRLTGQIAGMTGAYGNVGAVVYLTVLSMVSYQQFFLVIAGTAVVGFITLLFMEEPKGSMTEVREDGTIELINVS, from the coding sequence ATGAGTGAGCAAGCAGGTATTAAACTGTGGTCATTTACAGGGAAAATGAAAACCCTACACCTAAGCTGGATGGCTTTTTTTATCACCTTTGTGGTCTGGTTTAACCATGCCCCGTTGTTAGCGGTTATCGCGAATAGTTTAGGGCTATCAGCAAGCGAAATTAAAACGTTGTTAATTTTAAATGTAGCATTAACTATTCCTGCGCGAGTGATTATTGGTATGTTGACCGATCGCTATGGCCCAAAACTTACTTATACTTGGGTGTTAGCATTATGTAGTATCCCTTGTTTTATGTTTGCCGCCGCTAGTAATTTTGAGCAAGCTGCAATTGCGCGCTTCTTGCTTGGTTTTATTGGTGCGGGTTTTGTGATTGGTATTCGCATGGTTAGTGAATGGTTTCCGGCTAATGAATTAGGTACAGCTGAAGGTATTTATGGCGGTTGGGGTAATTTCGGTTCAGCGGCAGCTGCTATGTCTTTACCATTAATTGCACTTATGTTTGGTGGTGAGGATGGCTGGCGCTATGCAGTTGGCTTGTCTGGTTTACTTAGCCTTATATTCAGTGTTATTTGGTATTTTAATGTCACAGATACACCGAAAGGCTCTACTTATTTCAAGCCTAAGCAAACAGGGGCAATGGAGATCACCAGCAAAGGTGACTTCTGGTTATTACTGTTAATGAAAATACCCATGTACGGTGCCTTATCATTGCTAACTTGGAAGTTATCGCCAAATGGCGTTAATTTGTTTTCTGAGCAAAGTGCTTTAATTGCTTACTTTGCTTTATTGTTGTTGTTTATTTATGAAGTGAAGCAAACGTATAAAGTAAATGGTCATGTATTTGAAAAACCAGTTGCCGAGATTCATCAATATAAATTTAAGCAAGTTGCGGTGCTTAATATTTTATACTTTGCCACCTTCGGCTCTGAGTTAGCCGTGATCTCGATGCTACCACTATTTTTTGCAGAAGTGTTTTCATTAGATATGGTATATGCCGGTATGTTGGCTTCGTTATATGCATTCATGAATTTAATGTCGCGTCCAGGTGGCGGTTGGATCAGTGACAAATTTGGTCGTAAAAAAACGCTACTCATTTTAACAGCAGGTCTAGCGTTAGGCTACTTGACCATGTCAGCTATTGATAGCAGTTGGCCATTAGCATTAGCTGTTATTGCAGCTATGGCGTGTTCTTTCTTTGTCCAGGCTGGTGAAGGTGCAGTATTTGCCGCAGTACCATTAATTAAGCGTAGATTGACCGGGCAAATTGCCGGTATGACAGGGGCTTATGGTAACGTTGGTGCTGTTGTCTATTTAACGGTACTATCAATGGTAAGTTATCAACAGTTTTTCTTGGTAATAGCTGGTACCGCAGTCGTTGGTTTTATCACATTATTATTTATGGAAGAGCCAAAAGGTTCAATGACGGAAGTACGTGAAGACGGTACGATTGAGTTAATTAATGTCAGTTAA
- the thpR gene encoding RNA 2',3'-cyclic phosphodiesterase, protein MGRYFFGLDLPINNKQKIAAWRDVHLPSDNKSVVLENFHITLVFLGMVDDLTLQQCIAAADNIVGSTFSLVLNDVGFWAKPKVLFLSSNKVDIALQTLVADLENLALSNSIKLERRPYIPHLTLCRKATAHAVMSAQPEFEFTFTDFCLYESKSTEQGVRYVVIHRWRLR, encoded by the coding sequence ATGGGTAGATACTTTTTTGGTTTAGATTTGCCAATCAACAACAAGCAGAAGATAGCTGCTTGGCGTGACGTACATTTACCGAGTGATAATAAATCAGTAGTACTTGAAAACTTTCATATTACATTGGTGTTTTTAGGTATGGTTGATGACTTAACATTACAGCAATGTATTGCTGCTGCCGATAATATTGTCGGTTCAACGTTTTCTCTAGTTTTAAACGATGTTGGCTTTTGGGCTAAACCCAAAGTTTTGTTTTTGAGTAGTAATAAGGTTGATATTGCTTTGCAAACATTAGTTGCAGATCTTGAAAACCTTGCTTTAAGCAACTCGATTAAACTCGAGCGAAGGCCATATATTCCACATTTAACTTTATGTCGAAAAGCTACAGCACATGCAGTAATGTCAGCGCAGCCAGAATTTGAATTTACCTTTACTGATTTTTGCTTATATGAGTCAAAATCAACTGAGCAAGGTGTTCGTTACGTAGTCATTCATCGTTGGCGCTTGCGATGA
- a CDS encoding UbiA prenyltransferase family protein, whose protein sequence is MPVAINLFLSAIRPITFFLPCAAIILGAGLSAYSGVVDGPLFVSLLTLALLAQITINLGDDYQRAFITSAAVLNQQSQSSQKQMHVRYQMLRLILGCFILFSIGIIILCKMSTDGSFIAYGLAGLCAMILLMILRIKTRQASVSKPISIAAIMANILLLGFLPTLVSYYLHTSKFNYSVVGLAFCAGLLVLSVLFTGNLKQQITKDAGINSENLTPAFRLLLNVLLVLIAVVFSFTLAIIYFAELPLFSGLFIFTLPSFVGSIMTVKHLPEEDVTQTQISKLIFTCFAFWILFVIGLML, encoded by the coding sequence ATGCCTGTTGCGATTAACTTATTTCTATCTGCTATTCGACCGATTACTTTTTTTCTTCCTTGCGCAGCAATTATTTTAGGTGCAGGTTTGTCAGCTTACAGTGGTGTGGTAGACGGCCCTTTATTTGTTTCTTTATTAACACTTGCACTATTAGCGCAAATTACCATCAATTTAGGTGATGATTATCAGCGAGCATTTATTACCAGCGCAGCGGTTTTAAATCAACAAAGCCAGTCAAGTCAAAAACAAATGCATGTGCGATATCAAATGTTGAGGCTAATTCTTGGCTGTTTTATTCTGTTTAGTATTGGCATTATAATTCTTTGTAAAATGAGCACAGACGGCAGTTTTATCGCCTATGGTTTAGCCGGACTATGTGCAATGATTTTACTGATGATATTGCGTATTAAAACAAGACAAGCAAGTGTTTCTAAACCTATTTCAATAGCAGCCATTATGGCAAATATATTACTGCTTGGTTTTTTACCAACCCTAGTTAGTTACTACTTACACACTTCAAAGTTTAACTATAGCGTAGTTGGCTTAGCATTTTGTGCAGGACTGTTGGTGTTAAGTGTGTTATTTACAGGTAACCTAAAACAACAAATAACTAAAGACGCTGGTATCAATAGTGAGAACCTGACGCCAGCATTCAGGCTATTATTAAATGTGCTACTAGTCTTAATAGCTGTAGTGTTTTCGTTTACTTTAGCAATTATTTATTTTGCCGAATTACCATTATTTTCAGGCTTATTCATTTTCACTTTGCCATCATTTGTTGGCTCAATAATGACAGTGAAGCACCTACCTGAAGAGGACGTAACCCAAACACAAATAAGCAAGTTAATATTTACTTGTTTTGCCTTTTGGATATTATTTGTTATTGGTTTAATGCTTTAG
- a CDS encoding mechanosensitive ion channel family protein — protein MYKTVSALFLLGGIFYCLLFSITAAAQEPTLKQVKERQELAKQAIENAQLSPQNIAKIGSTPLSSMIAIAEAINADDYVEASNYIDFRNLPASATQRDKEQLIKQLNIVWSQHHSLDITTLSDDPQGHKDDGLPSYRDLLGVIKSSNTDVPIYLQRIKVENERHIWKISSHTVGQIPVMWAEFGYHPIAQSVAEYLPDFTVLDMQNWQFVSFLIILISSWYFTDLIRLFLIKLVSYSEIYRRTMRRFIRVPLRLFLFFILLQWATGHLGLSIYARVWLDTGTLNYMALIFLSMGIIEFCFALYVSRAGEGNNSVAILKPMVTTLKIFTVMVIALNWFSDAGFNITAIITGLGIGSLAIALAAQKSLENVFGAFTLFIARPIKPGDMCKFGNTQGRVEEIGLRSTKIRKLDRKVVHVPNSTIASMELENISEIDNRRYLKRFRIRLNTPTDKLKTLVEAIRKLIDEHSNIIALERYVRFEDVEEDAFIIVVNAYSTVSGRVQYKQIEEKINFQIMQIIDLHEVELAIPEQRLSMNDLESATKALNQ, from the coding sequence ATGTATAAAACAGTATCGGCTCTATTTCTTCTAGGGGGAATTTTCTACTGCTTGTTGTTTAGCATAACAGCAGCTGCACAAGAGCCCACGTTAAAGCAAGTAAAGGAAAGACAAGAGCTGGCCAAGCAAGCCATCGAAAATGCACAATTATCCCCACAAAATATTGCTAAAATTGGCAGTACACCTCTATCCAGTATGATTGCAATTGCAGAAGCGATAAATGCTGATGATTATGTTGAAGCTTCAAATTATATAGATTTTAGAAATTTACCAGCAAGTGCCACTCAGAGAGATAAAGAGCAATTAATCAAGCAATTGAATATTGTTTGGTCTCAGCATCATTCGTTAGATATCACTACACTTAGTGATGACCCGCAAGGTCATAAAGATGATGGACTGCCTAGTTATCGTGATTTACTTGGCGTGATAAAATCTTCGAACACAGATGTTCCCATCTATTTGCAACGAATAAAAGTTGAAAATGAAAGGCATATTTGGAAAATATCTAGCCATACTGTTGGACAAATCCCTGTCATGTGGGCAGAGTTTGGCTACCATCCTATTGCTCAGTCGGTGGCAGAATATTTACCTGATTTTACCGTTCTTGATATGCAAAATTGGCAATTTGTCAGCTTTCTCATTATTTTAATAAGTTCATGGTATTTCACCGATTTAATACGATTATTTCTCATTAAACTTGTTTCTTATTCAGAAATATATCGCCGAACAATGCGGCGATTTATCAGAGTGCCACTTCGTTTATTTTTGTTTTTTATTTTGTTGCAATGGGCAACTGGGCATTTAGGCCTTTCCATATATGCACGGGTTTGGCTTGATACTGGTACATTGAACTATATGGCATTAATTTTCTTATCTATGGGGATAATAGAATTTTGTTTTGCTTTATATGTAAGCCGTGCTGGCGAAGGTAATAACAGCGTTGCCATTTTAAAACCTATGGTTACGACATTAAAAATATTCACTGTTATGGTTATAGCATTGAACTGGTTTAGTGATGCGGGTTTTAATATTACTGCAATAATTACCGGTTTAGGGATAGGTAGTTTAGCGATTGCCTTAGCGGCGCAGAAGTCTTTAGAAAATGTGTTTGGTGCATTTACGTTATTTATAGCAAGACCAATAAAGCCAGGTGACATGTGTAAGTTTGGAAACACCCAAGGCCGAGTAGAAGAAATTGGTTTGCGCTCTACTAAAATTAGAAAACTTGATCGAAAAGTGGTTCATGTACCAAACTCAACCATAGCGTCTATGGAGCTGGAAAATATTTCAGAAATTGATAATCGCCGTTATCTAAAACGGTTTCGCATACGCTTAAATACACCGACTGATAAATTAAAAACGCTGGTAGAAGCGATACGCAAACTTATTGATGAACATTCAAATATTATTGCTCTGGAAAGGTACGTCAGGTTTGAAGATGTTGAAGAGGATGCATTTATCATTGTCGTAAATGCTTATTCAACAGTATCAGGCAGAGTACAATATAAGCAAATAGAAGAAAAAATTAATTTTCAAATTATGCAGATAATTGATCTACATGAAGTTGAACTTGCCATCCCTGAGCAACGGTTATCAATGAACGATTTAGAAAGTGCAACTAAAGCATTAAACCAATAA
- the pepB gene encoding aminopeptidase PepB — MTQSAIIKITNNKPNNWQASANLSFHGDEIHIYVEESKLNLRKIQQAGRKIEALGVSCASLQGDNWCELSQWAFAQGFSKVGKLEAIEFTGDDATVKRLTDKQSVYAWARDLINQTPSQLVPETLAQSALMYLKDLAPDHVSAEIISGDNLEQEGWTGIYNVGKGSINDPGMLIVDYNPSGNTEEPIFTTLVGKGITFDSGGYSIKPSAGMFSMKCDMGGAATVTAALGLAIKTGLSKRVILILCCAENMVSSYAYKLGDILKYKNGVSVEIANTDAEGRLVLADGLIAASEYNGEMIIDAATLTGAAMGATGGEYNALFALDNDMIAKAQSVAAKENDPAWPLPLETFHSAKCPSAFADTANSTTQKGGGMGGASNAAGFLARFVGNEGKGWLHMDLSACYNEHSSGMWAAGATGSGIATITGLLLEQ; from the coding sequence ATGACACAATCTGCAATTATCAAAATCACTAATAACAAACCAAATAACTGGCAAGCGTCGGCTAATCTTAGTTTTCATGGTGATGAAATCCATATATATGTTGAAGAATCAAAACTTAACTTACGAAAAATCCAACAGGCGGGCCGTAAAATAGAGGCTCTAGGGGTTAGCTGCGCAAGTTTACAAGGTGACAATTGGTGCGAGCTAAGCCAATGGGCCTTTGCACAAGGTTTTAGCAAGGTTGGCAAGTTAGAAGCCATTGAATTCACCGGTGATGATGCAACTGTTAAACGCCTAACAGATAAACAAAGTGTTTATGCCTGGGCACGCGATTTGATCAATCAAACTCCATCACAATTAGTACCAGAAACATTAGCACAGAGTGCATTAATGTATCTGAAGGATTTAGCTCCTGATCATGTTAGTGCAGAAATAATTAGTGGCGACAATTTAGAGCAGGAAGGTTGGACCGGTATTTATAATGTTGGTAAAGGTAGTATTAATGATCCCGGTATGTTGATTGTTGATTATAACCCTAGCGGAAATACTGAAGAGCCTATTTTTACTACCTTAGTTGGTAAAGGGATCACTTTTGATTCTGGTGGCTATTCCATTAAGCCTTCAGCTGGTATGTTTTCAATGAAATGTGACATGGGGGGGGCGGCAACTGTAACCGCAGCTCTTGGATTGGCAATTAAAACCGGTTTAAGTAAACGGGTTATCTTAATACTTTGCTGTGCAGAAAACATGGTGAGTAGTTATGCATATAAACTTGGCGATATTTTAAAATATAAAAATGGTGTTAGTGTAGAAATTGCTAATACAGATGCAGAGGGTCGCTTGGTTTTGGCAGATGGCTTAATTGCTGCCAGCGAATATAATGGTGAAATGATTATTGATGCTGCAACATTAACAGGCGCCGCAATGGGGGCAACTGGTGGTGAATATAATGCATTATTTGCTCTTGATAACGACATGATTGCTAAAGCACAAAGTGTGGCCGCTAAAGAAAATGATCCCGCTTGGCCATTACCATTAGAAACGTTTCATAGCGCTAAATGCCCATCTGCATTTGCCGACACGGCTAACAGTACTACTCAAAAAGGTGGCGGTATGGGCGGAGCTAGTAACGCTGCCGGTTTCTTGGCACGATTTGTTGGCAATGAAGGAAAGGGGTGGTTGCATATGGATTTATCCGCCTGTTACAACGAGCATAGCAGTGGTATGTGGGCTGCAGGTGCTACCGGTTCAGGTATAGCGACGATCACTGGTTTGTTGTTAGAGCAATAA
- a CDS encoding MaoC/PaaZ C-terminal domain-containing protein, protein MHYHQLQIGETFISRSSYYLSEQELIEFAQKWDPQPFHINKQAAEQHQIGRLFASSVHTIAIATALAHKTPYFEIDAVAGLGIDELKMLKPVFAGETLFLKVELINKRLSKSQPNKGIVTKKMFITNQDEQLKMTFLSSALVNISNEI, encoded by the coding sequence TTGCACTACCATCAGTTACAAATTGGCGAAACTTTTATCTCACGATCCAGCTATTATTTAAGTGAGCAAGAGCTTATTGAATTTGCTCAAAAATGGGATCCGCAACCATTTCATATTAATAAACAAGCTGCCGAGCAACATCAAATTGGTAGGTTATTCGCAAGTTCAGTGCATACCATAGCCATTGCAACAGCTCTGGCACATAAAACCCCATACTTTGAAATTGACGCAGTGGCAGGATTAGGAATAGACGAACTTAAAATGCTTAAACCAGTGTTCGCCGGGGAAACGTTATTTCTAAAAGTTGAACTTATTAATAAGCGTTTATCCAAGAGCCAGCCGAATAAAGGCATAGTCACTAAAAAAATGTTTATCACTAATCAAGATGAACAGTTGAAAATGACATTTTTATCTTCTGCTTTGGTGAATATTAGCAATGAAATTTGA
- the sfsA gene encoding DNA/RNA nuclease SfsA, with product MKFEPEIHPAKLIKRYKRFLADIELPNGEVTTIHCPNTGAMTGCAEPGFKIWYSLSDNPKRKYPGTFELAQNNQGHLIGINTGKANHLVVEAIKNNKIAELLGYQYCKTEVKYGKENSRIDICLTGDNQPDCYVEIKSTTLLIDNCGYFPDAVTARGQKHIRELMSLISTGKRAVLFFCVQHSGINKVKVADFIDEKYAKLLKEAIEVGVEILCYGCDINENGIEINNKLNFIFN from the coding sequence ATGAAATTTGAGCCAGAAATTCATCCAGCTAAACTAATAAAGCGCTATAAACGCTTTCTTGCCGATATTGAATTACCAAATGGTGAAGTTACCACTATTCATTGCCCAAATACTGGTGCAATGACCGGCTGCGCAGAGCCGGGGTTCAAAATATGGTATTCATTATCAGATAATCCAAAACGTAAATACCCAGGTACGTTTGAACTAGCCCAGAATAACCAAGGGCATTTAATTGGTATTAATACCGGTAAGGCAAACCACTTAGTGGTTGAAGCAATAAAAAATAATAAAATCGCAGAATTACTTGGTTATCAATATTGTAAAACTGAGGTGAAGTATGGCAAAGAAAACTCACGTATTGATATTTGTTTAACCGGTGATAATCAGCCTGATTGTTACGTTGAAATAAAATCTACCACTTTGCTTATCGATAACTGTGGCTATTTTCCAGATGCGGTCACAGCTCGGGGCCAAAAACATATTAGAGAATTAATGTCCTTAATTTCTACAGGAAAACGTGCTGTATTATTTTTTTGCGTGCAACATTCTGGCATCAACAAAGTTAAAGTTGCTGATTTTATTGATGAAAAATATGCAAAGTTATTAAAAGAAGCAATAGAAGTTGGTGTTGAAATTTTATGTTATGGTTGTGATATTAACGAAAACGGCATAGAAATAAATAATAAGTTGAATTTTATTTTCAATTAA
- the dksA gene encoding RNA polymerase-binding protein DksA — MPTKQASQTIGILALAGVKPYVEKAGEEYMNPAQEEHFKKILEAWRVQLREEVDRTVTHMKDEAANFPDPVDRAAQEEEFSLELRTRDRERKLIKKIEKTLQLIEESDFGFCNTCGIEIGIKRLEARPTADLCIECKTLAEIKERQMAG; from the coding sequence ATGCCAACAAAGCAAGCAAGTCAAACAATAGGTATTTTGGCCTTAGCCGGTGTTAAGCCGTACGTAGAAAAAGCTGGCGAAGAGTACATGAACCCAGCGCAAGAAGAGCACTTTAAGAAAATTCTTGAAGCGTGGCGCGTGCAACTTCGTGAAGAAGTAGACCGCACTGTAACTCATATGAAAGATGAGGCTGCAAACTTCCCTGATCCTGTCGATCGTGCTGCACAAGAGGAAGAATTCAGTTTAGAGTTACGTACTCGAGATCGTGAACGCAAACTAATTAAAAAAATTGAGAAAACTCTACAATTAATTGAAGAGAGTGATTTTGGTTTTTGTAATACCTGTGGTATTGAAATTGGTATCAAGCGTTTAGAAGCTCGTCCAACAGCTGATTTATGTATTGAATGTAAAACATTAGCAGAAATTAAAGAACGCCAAATGGCTGGTTAA
- the gluQRS gene encoding tRNA glutamyl-Q(34) synthetase GluQRS, with product MHSLQNPITQRPPSSYRGRFAPSPSGLLHFGSLVAALGSYLQAKSMQGKWLVRIEDIDKPREMPGADQAILTTLDAYGLHWDEQVLYQSQQAPLYYDVLAYLKNQEQSYYCQCSRSQIKKTGGIYLGTCKTLNLNAENCATRLINVFPFAEFKDGIQGKVAVDKALASEDFIIHRRDGLFAYQLAVVIDDAVQGITEVVRGCDLLEPTARQLTLFKALSLTAPSYVHLPLAVTEQGYKLSKQNAAPAINNQHPQPALIHALHFLGQNPDNDLEFESVETIINWAIQHWQLNNIPKHREIML from the coding sequence ATGCATTCTTTGCAAAATCCAATTACTCAACGGCCACCTAGCTCCTATCGTGGCCGTTTTGCTCCCTCCCCTTCAGGTTTACTTCATTTTGGCTCTTTAGTCGCCGCTTTAGGCAGTTATTTACAAGCTAAAAGTATGCAGGGTAAATGGCTAGTTCGTATTGAAGATATTGATAAGCCAAGAGAAATGCCAGGTGCTGACCAAGCTATTTTAACCACGTTAGACGCTTACGGTTTGCATTGGGATGAGCAAGTTCTTTATCAAAGCCAACAAGCACCTCTTTATTATGATGTGCTGGCCTATCTGAAAAACCAAGAGCAAAGTTATTACTGCCAATGTAGTCGTAGCCAAATAAAAAAAACTGGCGGTATTTATTTAGGCACATGTAAAACATTAAATCTTAATGCTGAAAACTGTGCTACCCGCTTAATTAACGTTTTTCCTTTTGCTGAATTTAAAGATGGTATTCAAGGTAAAGTAGCCGTAGATAAAGCTCTGGCAAGTGAAGATTTTATCATTCATCGCCGCGATGGCCTTTTTGCCTATCAACTTGCTGTTGTTATTGATGATGCTGTCCAAGGCATTACTGAAGTAGTTCGCGGCTGTGATTTATTAGAGCCAACAGCAAGGCAACTTACTTTGTTTAAAGCATTAAGCCTTACAGCACCAAGTTATGTTCATTTACCTTTAGCGGTTACTGAACAAGGATATAAATTAAGTAAACAAAACGCAGCGCCAGCAATCAATAACCAACACCCGCAACCGGCATTGATACATGCATTACATTTTTTAGGGCAAAATCCAGATAACGATTTAGAATTTGAATCAGTAGAAACAATTATAAATTGGGCAATTCAACACTGGCAGCTAAATAATATTCCCAAGCACCGCGAAATTATGCTTTAA
- the pcnB gene encoding polynucleotide adenylyltransferase PcnB produces the protein MFAKDKKANKNKAQNSDIEFPIVFNRGDHNISRKDFSENALKVLYRLNKGGFDAYLVGGGVRDILLGEHPKDFDIATNATPEQIKKLFRNCRLIGRRFRLAHIVFGRDIIEVATFRGHHDNAPKIAHTKANKDKIVSKQSEHGMLLRDNIYGSIDEDAERRDFTINALYYSIKDFKVYDFANGVQDINDKVIRLIGDPETRYREDPVRMLRAIRFATKLDMTIEAETEQPIKALAPLMANIPAARMFEEYLKLFLGGKAQQNFHMLAKYGLLQYFFPHISETVKHEPDSDAVKFVERVLINTDRRINEGKRVTPAFLLAAVIWYKLQSSVQAILDNSPTPYQDAFFAAMSETMAEQQRCIAIPKRFQQPMKDIWFLQQKLDRREGARAFKVLEHQRFRAGYDFLLLRGEVEGGHLAELADWWTHFQEAAPDTQEQMLKGIKGNRSNKRRSTRKRRKPVNKE, from the coding sequence ATGTTCGCTAAAGACAAAAAAGCAAACAAAAATAAAGCACAAAACTCAGATATTGAATTCCCAATTGTATTCAATCGTGGTGATCACAACATATCTCGTAAAGACTTCAGTGAGAATGCTCTAAAGGTACTTTATCGCTTAAATAAAGGTGGCTTTGATGCTTACCTTGTTGGTGGAGGGGTACGTGATATTTTGTTAGGTGAGCACCCAAAAGATTTTGATATTGCCACCAATGCAACCCCGGAACAAATCAAAAAATTGTTTAGAAACTGCCGTTTGATTGGCAGAAGATTCCGTCTTGCGCACATTGTTTTTGGCCGGGATATAATAGAAGTAGCCACCTTCAGAGGGCATCACGATAATGCCCCTAAAATAGCGCACACCAAAGCAAATAAAGATAAAATTGTTTCGAAGCAATCGGAACACGGCATGTTATTACGTGACAACATTTATGGCAGCATAGATGAAGATGCTGAGCGTCGAGATTTCACTATTAACGCGTTATATTATTCGATTAAAGATTTTAAAGTGTATGATTTTGCCAATGGTGTACAAGACATCAATGATAAAGTTATTCGCTTAATTGGTGATCCTGAAACACGGTATCGAGAAGATCCGGTACGTATGTTACGTGCCATACGATTTGCCACTAAGCTTGATATGACCATTGAAGCTGAAACTGAGCAACCAATTAAAGCCCTTGCGCCGTTAATGGCAAATATTCCTGCAGCACGCATGTTTGAAGAATATTTAAAGCTATTTCTTGGTGGTAAAGCTCAACAAAATTTTCACATGTTGGCGAAATACGGTTTATTGCAATATTTTTTCCCACATATTAGTGAAACGGTTAAACATGAGCCCGACTCAGATGCGGTTAAGTTTGTAGAAAGAGTTTTAATTAATACTGACAGGCGTATTAATGAAGGCAAACGCGTTACGCCAGCATTTTTATTAGCTGCTGTTATTTGGTATAAATTACAAAGCAGTGTTCAAGCGATTTTGGATAACTCGCCGACACCATACCAAGATGCATTTTTTGCAGCCATGAGTGAAACTATGGCTGAACAACAACGCTGCATTGCTATTCCAAAACGCTTTCAACAACCGATGAAAGACATCTGGTTCTTACAACAAAAACTCGACCGCAGAGAGGGCGCCAGAGCGTTTAAAGTATTAGAGCACCAGCGATTTAGAGCCGGCTACGACTTTTTGTTATTACGCGGTGAAGTAGAAGGTGGGCATTTAGCTGAACTAGCAGATTGGTGGACCCATTTTCAAGAAGCTGCGCCGGATACACAAGAGCAAATGCTCAAAGGTATAAAAGGCAATCGAAGTAACAAACGACGCTCTACCCGTAAGCGTCGTAAGCCAGTTAATAAAGAATAA
- the folK gene encoding 2-amino-4-hydroxy-6-hydroxymethyldihydropteridine diphosphokinase gives MTIVYIGLGSNLDNPDVQIEQALAQLGHIAKTECIAVSSLYSSKPMGPQDQPDYMNAVACIDTILSPIELLDQLQAIELGFGRIRKDERWGARVLDLDILLFADEIINSERLTVPHYGMKVREFVIYPLAELNPNLILPDGTKVTSLRMQLDDNGLFVVRQLQLN, from the coding sequence ATGACAATTGTATATATTGGCCTTGGTAGCAATTTAGATAACCCTGACGTCCAAATAGAGCAAGCGCTTGCGCAATTAGGGCATATAGCTAAAACTGAATGTATTGCTGTTTCTTCGTTATACTCAAGCAAACCAATGGGACCGCAAGATCAACCTGACTATATGAATGCAGTCGCCTGTATTGATACTATACTATCACCTATTGAGTTACTCGATCAGCTGCAAGCGATTGAATTAGGCTTTGGCCGGATACGTAAAGATGAGCGTTGGGGGGCTAGAGTACTAGATCTTGATATTTTACTGTTCGCTGATGAGATAATTAATAGTGAACGCTTAACCGTTCCTCATTACGGAATGAAAGTTCGAGAGTTTGTTATTTACCCATTAGCTGAATTAAACCCTAACCTAATTCTTCCTGATGGAACAAAAGTAACCAGTTTACGAATGCAACTTGATGATAACGGCTTATTTGTTGTTCGCCAGTTGCAACTAAATTAA